Proteins encoded together in one Kitasatospora albolonga window:
- a CDS encoding B/F/G family RNA polymerase sigma-70 factor translates to MPASTAPQVPPQSAQPSAQPSAQHPQRAVQAVPAGEIQTETPDPTAPPARTRGADTRALTQVLFGQLKGLEPGTPEHGRVRAALIEANLPLVRYAAARFRSRNEPMEDVVQVGTIGLINAIDRFDPERGVQFPTFAMPTVVGEIKRYFRDNVRTVHVPRRLHELWVQVTGATEDLTTAHGRSPTTAEIAERLKISEDEVLACIEAGRSYHATSLEAAQEGDGLPGLLDRLGYEDPALAGVEHRDLVRHLLVQLPEREQRILLLRYYSNLTQSQISAELGVSQMHVSRLLARSFARLRSANRIEA, encoded by the coding sequence GTGCCGGCCAGTACAGCGCCTCAAGTGCCTCCCCAGTCCGCCCAGCCATCCGCCCAGCCGTCCGCCCAGCACCCTCAGAGGGCCGTTCAGGCCGTACCGGCCGGGGAGATCCAGACCGAGACCCCCGACCCCACCGCCCCGCCCGCCAGAACCCGCGGGGCGGACACCAGAGCCCTCACCCAGGTGCTCTTCGGGCAGCTCAAGGGGCTGGAGCCCGGCACCCCGGAACACGGCCGCGTCCGGGCCGCCCTCATCGAGGCGAACCTGCCGCTCGTCCGGTACGCCGCCGCGCGGTTCCGGAGCCGTAACGAGCCGATGGAGGACGTCGTCCAGGTCGGCACCATCGGGCTGATCAACGCCATCGACCGCTTCGACCCGGAACGCGGCGTCCAGTTCCCCACCTTCGCGATGCCCACCGTCGTCGGCGAGATCAAGCGCTACTTCCGCGACAACGTCCGCACCGTCCACGTCCCCCGGCGGCTCCACGAGCTCTGGGTCCAGGTCACCGGCGCCACCGAGGACCTGACGACCGCCCACGGGCGCTCCCCCACCACCGCCGAGATCGCCGAGCGGCTGAAGATCTCCGAGGACGAGGTGCTCGCCTGCATCGAGGCGGGGCGCTCGTACCACGCCACCTCCCTGGAAGCGGCACAAGAAGGCGACGGGCTGCCCGGACTGCTCGACCGGCTCGGTTACGAGGACCCCGCGCTCGCCGGTGTCGAGCACCGCGACCTCGTACGCCATCTCCTCGTCCAGCTCCCCGAGCGCGAGCAGCGCATCCTCCTCCTGCGCTACTACAGCAACTTGACCCAGTCTCAGATCAGCGCCGAACTCGGCGTCTCCCAGATGCATGTGTCAAGGCTTCTGGCCCGAAGTTTCGCTCGACTGAGGTCCGCAAACAGGATCGAAGCGTAA
- a CDS encoding type I-E CRISPR-associated endoribonuclease Cas2, giving the protein MTVIVLTNCPVGLRGFLTRWLLEISPGVFLGAPSTRIRELLWAEVREYAGQGRALLAYQTDNEQGYAFETHDHTWHPTDHEGLTLIHRPSPHAPRPQSGKAPAEVPRQGWSKASKRRRFGGR; this is encoded by the coding sequence GTGACCGTCATCGTCCTCACCAACTGCCCGGTCGGCCTGCGGGGCTTCCTCACCCGGTGGCTGCTGGAGATCTCGCCCGGCGTCTTCCTCGGCGCCCCGTCGACGCGCATCCGCGAACTCCTGTGGGCCGAGGTCCGCGAGTACGCGGGCCAGGGCCGCGCTCTGCTCGCCTACCAGACGGACAACGAACAGGGCTACGCCTTCGAAACCCACGACCACACCTGGCACCCGACCGACCACGAGGGCCTCACCCTGATCCACCGCCCGAGCCCGCACGCTCCACGGCCGCAGTCGGGGAAGGCGCCTGCGGAAGTGCCCCGGCAGGGGTGGAGCAAGGCGTCGAAGAGGCGGAGGTTCGGGGGGCGGTAG
- a CDS encoding type I-E CRISPR-associated endonuclease Cas1: MSTVGRRGASTPRELTRVGDRLSFVYLERCTVHRDSNAITAEDADGVTHIPSATIGTLLLGPGTRVTHQAMALLGDSGAGVAWVGEHGVRYYAGGRALTRSSGLIEAQATAWANRRTRLEVARAMYRLRFPGEDTTGRTRQDLLGMEGRRLKECYKRESLRTGVPWRRREYHREDFAAGDAPNQAVTAAAQCMYGVSHSVVAALGCSPGLGFVHSGHERSFVMDVADFYKTEVAIPAAFDAAAEGVEDVAARTRRMLRDRINRTGLLDRCVRDIRDLLGYDGTRDTTQADGTSSDRDRVMLQSDGDVHLEAGRNYGDEIIW; this comes from the coding sequence GTGAGCACGGTCGGCCGCAGGGGGGCCTCCACGCCCCGCGAGCTCACACGCGTCGGGGACCGGCTCTCGTTCGTCTACCTGGAGCGGTGCACGGTGCACCGGGACTCCAACGCGATCACCGCCGAGGACGCGGACGGCGTCACCCACATCCCGTCCGCGACGATCGGGACCCTCCTGCTCGGCCCCGGGACCCGCGTCACCCACCAGGCGATGGCGCTGCTCGGCGACAGCGGCGCGGGCGTGGCCTGGGTCGGCGAACACGGGGTGCGGTACTACGCGGGTGGGCGGGCGCTCACCCGTTCGTCGGGCCTGATCGAGGCGCAGGCCACGGCGTGGGCGAACCGCCGCACCCGGCTGGAAGTGGCGCGGGCCATGTACCGGCTGCGCTTTCCGGGCGAGGACACGACAGGGCGTACCCGGCAGGATCTGCTCGGGATGGAGGGGCGGCGGCTGAAGGAGTGCTACAAACGGGAGTCACTGCGCACGGGCGTCCCTTGGCGGCGGCGTGAATACCACCGCGAGGACTTCGCAGCCGGCGACGCCCCCAACCAGGCCGTGACGGCCGCCGCCCAGTGCATGTACGGGGTCTCCCACTCCGTCGTCGCCGCGCTCGGCTGCTCCCCCGGGCTGGGCTTCGTCCACTCGGGCCATGAGCGCTCGTTCGTCATGGACGTGGCGGACTTCTACAAGACGGAGGTCGCCATCCCGGCCGCCTTCGACGCGGCGGCGGAAGGGGTGGAGGACGTCGCGGCCCGCACCCGCCGCATGCTCCGGGACCGCATCAACCGGACGGGCCTGCTCGACCGCTGCGTCCGTGACATCAGGGACCTGCTCGGCTACGACGGCACCCGCGACACCACCCAGGCGGACGGCACGTCGTCGGACCGGGACCGGGTGATGCTCCAGTCCGACGGAGACGTCCACCTCGAAGCCGGTCGCAACTACGGAGACGAGATCATCTGGTGA
- a CDS encoding type I-E CRISPR-associated protein Cas6/Cse3/CasE has product MYLTRFRVNTHRSDARRLLGSPHRLHGAVNASFPTPPSREGSGPRVLWRVDRNANSETLLYIVSPGRPDLTHLVEQAGWPASDEPGWATFSYADFLTALHAGDTWGFRLTANPVHNIRHEYLKEGERTKRAAHRTPRHQMRWLLERQERAGFEIVQKPEDRRLLPVGDEYELVVRDQIPLQFRRPQAGEEPRTRAPGRADVQITKVTFDGRLRVTEPELFRRTLTHGLGKAKAYGCGLMTLAPVRGEGEA; this is encoded by the coding sequence ATGTACCTCACCCGTTTCCGTGTCAACACCCACCGGTCCGACGCCCGCCGCCTGCTCGGCTCGCCGCACCGCCTGCACGGCGCGGTGAACGCGTCCTTCCCGACGCCGCCCTCGCGGGAGGGCTCGGGCCCCCGGGTGCTGTGGCGGGTGGACCGCAACGCGAACTCCGAGACCCTGCTGTACATCGTCAGCCCCGGCCGTCCCGACCTGACCCACCTGGTCGAGCAGGCGGGCTGGCCCGCGTCGGACGAGCCGGGGTGGGCGACGTTCTCGTACGCGGACTTCCTCACCGCGCTGCACGCGGGCGACACCTGGGGGTTCAGGCTGACCGCCAATCCCGTGCACAACATCCGCCACGAGTATCTGAAGGAGGGGGAGCGGACGAAGCGGGCCGCGCACCGGACGCCCCGTCACCAGATGCGGTGGCTGCTGGAGCGCCAGGAGAGAGCGGGCTTCGAGATCGTCCAGAAGCCGGAGGACCGGCGGCTGCTGCCGGTGGGGGACGAGTACGAGTTGGTCGTACGGGACCAGATCCCGCTGCAGTTCCGTCGGCCCCAGGCGGGAGAGGAGCCGCGGACGAGGGCCCCGGGGAGAGCTGACGTACAGATCACCAAGGTCACCTTCGACGGCCGGTTGCGCGTCACGGAACCGGAGCTGTTCCGGCGGACGCTCACACACGGCCTGGGCAAGGCCAAGGCGTACGGGTGCGGCCTGATGACCCTGGCTCCGGTACGGGGGGAGGGGGAGGCGTGA
- a CDS encoding type I-E CRISPR-associated protein Cas5/CasD, translating to MSVLLLRLAGPLQSWGSAARFTRRTTENAPTKSGVVGLLAAAQGRRRDADLSDLAALEFGVRIDQPGSRLRDFHTAHHSDTLKSMPLSERFYLADAVFVAGVSGEAGLVQRLYEALLEPVFLPYLGRRSCPPSRPVTIAEPSEGELEQALREARWEASGWYRDKRTASFRRRGQEAPDDVRLDLLLDSPADPDRLPDITLRDLPMSFDPRHRRYGLRGVRTTETRVPIEPGARPSSPPPPPHEPTSLLTPVTPRTD from the coding sequence ATGAGCGTGCTGCTGCTGCGGCTCGCGGGCCCCCTCCAGTCCTGGGGGTCCGCAGCCCGCTTCACACGCCGCACCACGGAGAACGCGCCGACGAAGAGCGGTGTCGTCGGTCTCCTCGCCGCCGCCCAGGGGCGCAGACGGGACGCCGACCTCTCCGACCTGGCGGCGCTGGAGTTCGGCGTCCGCATCGACCAGCCCGGCAGCCGACTGCGGGACTTCCACACCGCCCACCACAGCGACACGCTCAAGTCGATGCCCCTGTCGGAGCGCTTCTACCTGGCCGACGCGGTGTTCGTGGCCGGGGTGAGCGGTGAGGCCGGGCTCGTACAGCGGCTGTACGAGGCGCTGTTGGAGCCCGTGTTCCTGCCGTACCTGGGCCGCCGTTCCTGCCCGCCCTCGCGGCCGGTCACGATCGCGGAGCCGTCGGAAGGGGAGCTGGAGCAGGCGTTGCGGGAGGCTCGGTGGGAGGCGTCCGGCTGGTACAGGGACAAGCGCACCGCCTCCTTCCGCCGCCGGGGCCAGGAAGCGCCCGACGACGTACGCCTCGATCTCCTGCTGGACAGTCCGGCCGACCCGGACCGGCTGCCGGACATCACGCTGCGGGATCTCCCCATGAGCTTCGATCCGCGCCATCGGCGGTACGGGCTGCGGGGCGTCCGTACGACGGAGACCCGGGTTCCCATCGAGCCCGGGGCGCGGCCGTCATCGCCACCGCCACCGCCGCACGAACCCACGTCCCTTCTCACCCCCGTCACGCCGAGGACCGACTGA
- a CDS encoding type I-E CRISPR-associated protein Cas7/Cse4/CasC: MNRTILDIHILQTVPPSNLNRDDTGTPKSATYGGVRRSRVSSQAWKRATREAFGELLDSSELGIRTKKVVEVLAERVMELDSSLPLAAAQALAAETITTATGSKVAVPGRKSKQDAEDPAPAESTYLMFLSNRQYAGLAAMTVEGGKGGDLQALKDYFKVKENKARAKQLVLTEHSVDIALFGRMVADSTDLNVDAAAQVAHALSVHAVEVESDYYTAVDDKNTDAETGAGMIGTVDFNSATLYRYAALDVNRLQENLGAGHDDARPVEPTRRAVAAFLEGFITSLPTGKINTFGNQTLPAAVIVKVRSRRPVSYVAAFEEPVAPSKGGGFLKGSCKRLAAFVPDLEASFGLSGGPEGWVLRVGKETEDLSGLGKAVNLPELLAEVGDAVAARLAPEPSENGGPDGGSSGAAPESGA; the protein is encoded by the coding sequence CTGAACAGGACCATTCTCGATATCCACATCCTCCAGACCGTTCCGCCGAGCAATCTCAACCGCGACGACACGGGGACGCCGAAGTCGGCCACGTACGGGGGCGTGCGGCGCTCGCGGGTGTCCAGCCAGGCGTGGAAGAGGGCCACGCGCGAGGCGTTCGGGGAGCTGCTCGACTCCTCCGAGCTCGGCATCCGTACCAAGAAGGTCGTGGAAGTCCTCGCCGAGCGGGTGATGGAGCTGGACTCGTCGCTCCCGCTTGCCGCCGCGCAGGCCCTGGCGGCGGAGACGATCACCACGGCGACCGGCTCGAAGGTCGCCGTTCCCGGCCGGAAGAGCAAGCAGGACGCGGAGGACCCCGCCCCCGCCGAGTCCACGTACCTGATGTTCCTGAGCAACCGGCAGTACGCGGGACTCGCCGCCATGACGGTCGAGGGCGGCAAGGGCGGGGACCTCCAGGCTCTCAAGGACTACTTCAAGGTCAAGGAGAACAAGGCCCGGGCCAAACAGCTCGTCCTCACCGAACACTCGGTGGACATCGCGCTGTTCGGCCGCATGGTCGCGGACTCGACCGACCTCAACGTGGACGCGGCGGCCCAGGTCGCCCACGCGCTCAGCGTGCACGCCGTGGAGGTCGAGTCGGACTACTACACAGCGGTCGACGACAAGAACACCGATGCCGAGACCGGCGCCGGGATGATCGGCACCGTCGACTTCAACTCCGCGACGCTCTACCGCTACGCCGCGCTCGACGTGAACCGCCTCCAGGAGAACCTGGGCGCCGGGCACGACGACGCCCGGCCGGTGGAGCCCACGCGGCGGGCCGTCGCCGCGTTCCTCGAAGGGTTCATCACCTCGCTCCCGACGGGGAAAATCAACACCTTCGGCAACCAGACGCTGCCGGCCGCCGTGATCGTGAAGGTCCGCTCCCGGCGCCCGGTCAGTTACGTGGCCGCCTTCGAGGAGCCCGTCGCGCCGAGCAAGGGCGGTGGCTTCCTCAAGGGGAGCTGCAAGAGGCTCGCCGCGTTCGTACCGGACCTGGAGGCGAGCTTCGGTCTCTCCGGGGGTCCGGAGGGGTGGGTGCTCCGGGTGGGCAAGGAGACGGAAGACCTCAGCGGGCTGGGCAAGGCGGTGAACCTGCCCGAGCTGCTGGCCGAGGTGGGCGACGCCGTGGCCGCACGGCTGGCGCCGGAGCCCTCGGAGAACGGCGGCCCGGACGGTGGTTCTTCCGGCGCCGCACCGGAGTCCGGGGCATGA
- a CDS encoding type I-E CRISPR-associated protein Cse2/CasB codes for MTITPTTAGTNAPPPENKAGKGAEEVPVHRLVTRATGTYIARIQPQYLADRPHAVAELARLRRGAGKRAHEVTDLWGIEGMDDLANLLADHGRFSRAEDAEEAVFLACTLWALHQQSGRDQGMHQRNQTLGGAVRALIRSQGTAGEDEEDSPLRKRLVRVGTAESLDSVAVRLREIVLLLRGAKVPLDYARLAGQLYRWQHRPERAGVQREWGREFHLAAAAGKKGRAAASGTDGEAIDRTLAADEEEYGGYAAGE; via the coding sequence ATGACCATCACCCCGACGACAGCGGGCACGAACGCCCCACCGCCGGAGAACAAAGCGGGGAAGGGCGCCGAAGAGGTGCCCGTCCACCGGCTGGTCACCCGCGCGACGGGTACGTACATCGCCCGGATTCAGCCTCAGTACCTGGCCGACCGGCCGCACGCCGTGGCGGAGCTCGCCCGGCTGCGGCGCGGGGCGGGAAAGCGGGCCCACGAGGTCACGGACCTCTGGGGAATCGAAGGGATGGACGATCTGGCCAACCTGCTTGCGGACCACGGCAGGTTCAGCCGCGCCGAGGACGCCGAGGAGGCGGTCTTCCTCGCCTGCACCCTGTGGGCCCTGCACCAGCAGTCCGGCCGTGACCAGGGCATGCACCAGCGGAATCAGACCCTGGGCGGGGCGGTGCGTGCCCTGATCCGCTCGCAGGGGACAGCGGGTGAGGACGAGGAGGACTCCCCGCTGCGCAAGCGCCTGGTGCGGGTCGGTACGGCCGAGTCCCTCGACTCCGTCGCCGTACGGCTCAGAGAGATCGTGCTGCTGCTCCGGGGCGCCAAGGTGCCTCTCGATTACGCACGCCTGGCCGGGCAGCTCTACCGCTGGCAACACCGCCCCGAGCGGGCCGGGGTCCAGCGGGAGTGGGGGCGCGAGTTCCATCTGGCCGCCGCTGCCGGGAAGAAGGGGAGGGCGGCCGCCTCGGGCACGGACGGCGAGGCGATCGACCGGACGCTGGCGGCCGATGAGGAGGAGTACGGCGGTTACGCGGCCGGGGAGTGA
- a CDS encoding type I-E CRISPR-associated protein Cse1/CasA: protein MPAIDTELLTAFRHLSPTARTPWGKHDRPTEQWLPLWRHMADSAAVAGRLWDEWVPGNVKALVADAFPEGVDDARQVAVYLACVHDIGKATPAFACQVDGLADRMRAVGLDMPYQKQFGLDRRMAPHGLAGQLLIQEWLGERFGWSERASGQFAVVAGGHHGTPPGHQQIHDLGLRPRLLRTRGESEEVWKSVQFELMDACAVRAGVEGRLAAWQGVRLPQPVQVVLTAIVIVSDWIASSSELFPYDPASWAPGGEEGERRRLAAAWSGLDLPGPWRAEQPGCSAAELFRERFDLPEGAGIRAVQEEAVRVARESAAPGLLIIEAPMGEGKTEAAFAAAEVLAARSGAGGCLVALPTRATGDAMFPRLIGWLQRLPADGPRSVVLAHAKAALNEVWAGMTKADRRTIAAVDLDGPDETVSPAGAAARAAPASLHAHQWLRGRKKGLLASFAVGTIDQVLFAGLKSRHLALRHLAVAGKVVIIDEVHAYDAYMNTYLDRVLEWLAAYRVPVVMLSATLPAQRRRELAAAYAGEETPELAEALHLPDDAYPLITAVAPGHDVLTALPAPASGRHTDVTLERLDDELPLLVARLAEELRDGGCALVVRNTVDRVLEAAEHLRAHFGTDAVTVAHSRFIAADRARKDTELRERFGPGGGDGSAEPGGSPDRPYSRPAGPHIVVASQVVEQSLDIDFDLLVTDLAPVDLVLQRMGRLHRHPRTRPPRLARARCLITGVADWGAEPPEPVKGSVAVYQGPHTLLRALAVLGPHLDGVPLVLPDHISPLVQAAYDDRAAGPEHWAPALADARRQYLIRLAKKREEADVFRLGPVRRAGRPLFGWLDGNAGDADDSRSGRAQVRDSDESLEVLVVQRRADGRLTTVEWLDGGRGGLDLPEHAPPPHRTAEIVAACALTLPRALTHPGVIDRTIAELERFVVPAWQVKECPWLAGELLLVLDEDCQTHLSGWEVHYSADDGLRVGPVGARSAGRAKGLEAVASTVPSFDLVSRPWLPVQYGDGSTGELSLRDVFAGAGGVRRLVGDLPTQELALLRLLLAILYDALDEADGRSAGAPAKLEDWEALWEAPDSLGVVGDYLDRHRERFDLLHPARPFLQVAGLHTQKHEVASLNRIVADVPNGEAFFSMRRPGVDRLGLAEAARWLVHTHAYDSSGIKSGMEGDDRVKGGKVYPQGVGWVGGLGGVFAEGENLRETLLLNLIPTDEEGILKSEPKVDLPVWRREPPPGPGVFEGDPSVARPAGPRDLYTWQSRRLLLHTEGTDVTGVVLGYGDPLAPANKHKAEPMTGWRRSTVQEKKLGRPQIYLPRQHDPARAAWRGLASLLYAQRQDGDTSGRGTDRSLPPGVVRWLALLRGEGVLPKGSLIRTRLVGAVYGTQQSVVDEVVDDAISLPVVLLHEDRPPYGAVAVDAVSDAERAVAALGQLAGNLARAAGSAPEGPTATARDLGFGALDGPYRQWLVGLRHEPDPDAARVEWQDIARHLVLDLGRQLLDAAGRSAAEGRVVELPGTGKRWVDSSRADLWFRTRINKVLPRPPSTVSAPADGDTGNEAPPEGTA from the coding sequence ATGCCCGCGATCGACACGGAACTCCTCACCGCGTTCCGCCACCTCTCCCCCACCGCCCGAACCCCCTGGGGCAAGCACGATCGGCCGACCGAGCAGTGGCTCCCCCTCTGGCGGCACATGGCCGACAGCGCTGCCGTCGCGGGCAGGCTCTGGGATGAATGGGTGCCCGGGAACGTCAAAGCGCTGGTCGCGGATGCTTTCCCTGAAGGGGTCGACGACGCGCGGCAGGTGGCTGTCTATCTCGCCTGCGTGCACGACATCGGGAAGGCCACCCCCGCCTTCGCCTGTCAGGTGGACGGGCTCGCGGACCGGATGCGGGCGGTCGGGCTCGACATGCCGTATCAGAAGCAGTTCGGGCTGGACCGCAGGATGGCTCCGCACGGGCTGGCCGGGCAGCTGCTCATCCAGGAGTGGCTGGGTGAGCGGTTCGGGTGGAGTGAGCGGGCCTCGGGGCAGTTCGCCGTGGTGGCGGGTGGGCATCACGGGACGCCGCCGGGGCATCAGCAGATCCACGATCTCGGGCTTCGGCCCCGGCTGTTGCGTACCAGGGGTGAGAGCGAAGAGGTCTGGAAGAGCGTCCAGTTCGAGCTGATGGACGCCTGTGCCGTGCGGGCCGGTGTGGAGGGGCGGCTCGCCGCGTGGCAGGGCGTCCGGTTGCCGCAGCCCGTGCAGGTCGTGCTCACCGCGATCGTCATCGTCTCCGACTGGATCGCCAGCTCGTCCGAGTTGTTTCCGTACGATCCCGCCTCCTGGGCGCCGGGGGGTGAAGAAGGGGAGCGGCGTCGCCTTGCCGCTGCCTGGAGCGGGCTGGATCTGCCCGGGCCCTGGCGGGCCGAGCAACCCGGTTGCAGCGCGGCCGAGTTGTTCCGGGAGCGGTTCGACCTCCCTGAAGGTGCCGGGATCAGGGCCGTACAGGAAGAAGCCGTACGGGTGGCCCGGGAGTCGGCCGCCCCCGGGCTTCTGATCATCGAGGCGCCCATGGGCGAGGGCAAGACCGAGGCGGCCTTCGCGGCGGCCGAGGTCCTGGCCGCCCGGTCCGGTGCCGGGGGGTGTCTCGTGGCGCTGCCCACCCGGGCGACCGGGGACGCCATGTTCCCCCGGCTCATCGGCTGGTTGCAGCGGCTGCCCGCGGACGGGCCCCGGTCCGTGGTCCTCGCCCACGCCAAGGCCGCCCTCAACGAGGTGTGGGCCGGGATGACCAAGGCCGACCGGCGGACCATCGCCGCCGTCGATCTCGACGGGCCGGACGAGACCGTCTCCCCGGCCGGGGCCGCTGCCCGGGCCGCCCCCGCCTCCCTCCACGCCCACCAGTGGCTGCGTGGCCGAAAGAAGGGGCTGCTCGCCTCGTTCGCCGTCGGCACCATCGACCAGGTCCTCTTCGCCGGGCTCAAGAGCCGGCACCTGGCGCTGCGCCACCTCGCCGTCGCGGGCAAGGTCGTCATCATCGACGAAGTGCACGCCTACGACGCGTACATGAACACCTATCTCGACCGCGTACTGGAATGGCTGGCCGCCTACCGGGTGCCCGTGGTGATGCTCTCCGCGACCCTGCCCGCCCAACGCAGGCGCGAGCTGGCCGCCGCGTATGCGGGGGAGGAGACCCCCGAGCTCGCCGAAGCCCTTCATCTGCCCGACGACGCCTATCCGTTGATCACCGCCGTCGCCCCCGGCCACGACGTTCTGACGGCCCTGCCCGCGCCTGCTTCCGGGCGGCATACGGACGTGACGCTGGAGCGACTCGATGATGAACTTCCCCTGCTTGTAGCCCGGTTGGCGGAGGAGCTGCGGGACGGCGGCTGCGCCCTCGTCGTACGCAACACCGTCGACCGGGTCCTGGAAGCCGCCGAACACCTCCGTGCGCACTTCGGGACGGACGCCGTCACCGTGGCGCACTCCCGGTTCATCGCCGCCGACCGGGCGCGCAAGGACACCGAGCTGCGGGAACGGTTCGGGCCGGGCGGTGGCGATGGTTCCGCCGAGCCGGGCGGTTCCCCGGACCGGCCGTACAGCCGTCCCGCCGGGCCGCACATCGTCGTGGCCAGTCAGGTGGTCGAGCAGTCCCTGGACATCGACTTCGACCTCCTGGTCACCGATCTCGCCCCCGTCGACCTGGTGCTCCAGCGCATGGGGCGGCTGCACCGCCATCCGCGTACCCGGCCGCCCCGCCTCGCCCGGGCCCGCTGCCTGATCACCGGGGTGGCGGACTGGGGCGCCGAACCGCCCGAGCCGGTGAAGGGGTCGGTCGCCGTCTACCAAGGGCCGCACACCCTGCTCCGGGCGCTCGCCGTGCTGGGGCCGCACCTCGACGGCGTACCGCTGGTGCTGCCCGACCACATCAGCCCGTTGGTGCAGGCCGCCTACGACGATCGCGCCGCCGGGCCCGAGCACTGGGCGCCCGCGCTGGCCGATGCCCGACGGCAGTATCTGATCAGGCTGGCGAAGAAGCGGGAGGAGGCCGACGTGTTCCGGCTAGGGCCCGTACGCCGGGCCGGGCGGCCCCTCTTCGGGTGGCTGGACGGCAACGCCGGGGACGCGGACGACAGTCGCAGCGGGCGGGCGCAGGTGCGGGACAGCGACGAGAGCCTGGAGGTGCTGGTCGTCCAGCGGCGCGCGGACGGCCGGCTGACCACCGTGGAGTGGCTCGACGGCGGTCGCGGCGGCCTGGATCTGCCGGAGCACGCGCCTCCGCCGCACCGGACCGCCGAGATCGTCGCCGCGTGCGCGTTGACACTGCCTCGCGCCCTCACCCATCCGGGGGTGATCGACCGGACCATCGCGGAGCTGGAGCGGTTCGTCGTGCCCGCCTGGCAGGTGAAGGAGTGCCCCTGGCTGGCAGGGGAGTTGCTGCTCGTCCTGGACGAGGATTGTCAGACCCACCTGTCAGGCTGGGAAGTCCACTACAGCGCCGACGACGGACTCCGGGTGGGTCCGGTCGGCGCGCGCAGCGCAGGCAGAGCAAAGGGGCTCGAAGCGGTGGCGTCCACAGTGCCTTCTTTCGACCTGGTCTCCCGGCCGTGGCTGCCCGTCCAGTACGGGGACGGGTCCACCGGTGAGCTCTCGCTGCGCGACGTCTTCGCGGGGGCGGGCGGGGTGCGTCGGCTGGTGGGTGATCTTCCGACGCAGGAGCTGGCCCTGCTGCGGTTGCTGCTGGCGATCCTGTACGACGCCCTCGACGAGGCCGACGGCAGATCGGCGGGCGCGCCCGCGAAGTTGGAGGACTGGGAGGCGCTGTGGGAGGCGCCGGACTCCCTGGGCGTCGTCGGTGACTACCTCGACCGGCACCGGGAGCGCTTCGACCTCCTCCACCCCGCCCGGCCGTTCCTCCAGGTGGCCGGGTTGCACACGCAGAAGCACGAAGTCGCCTCGCTGAACCGGATCGTGGCCGACGTGCCGAACGGCGAGGCGTTCTTCTCCATGCGCCGCCCCGGAGTCGACCGGCTCGGTCTCGCGGAGGCGGCCCGCTGGCTCGTCCACACGCATGCGTACGACTCCTCCGGCATCAAGTCCGGTATGGAGGGGGACGACCGGGTCAAGGGCGGGAAGGTGTATCCGCAGGGCGTCGGCTGGGTCGGCGGTCTCGGCGGTGTCTTCGCGGAGGGCGAGAACCTGCGCGAGACCCTTCTGCTGAATCTGATTCCGACGGATGAGGAAGGCATCCTGAAGTCGGAGCCGAAAGTTGATCTTCCGGTGTGGCGGCGCGAGCCGCCTCCCGGGCCCGGGGTGTTCGAGGGCGATCCGTCCGTTGCCCGGCCCGCCGGCCCCCGCGACCTCTACACCTGGCAGTCCCGGCGGCTGCTCCTCCACACGGAGGGCACCGACGTCACCGGGGTCGTCCTCGGTTACGGAGATCCGCTCGCCCCCGCCAACAAGCACAAGGCGGAACCGATGACGGGCTGGCGGCGCAGCACGGTGCAGGAGAAGAAGCTAGGCCGTCCGCAGATCTATCTGCCGCGCCAGCACGACCCGGCACGGGCGGCGTGGCGCGGTCTGGCGAGCCTGCTGTACGCGCAGAGGCAGGACGGCGACACCTCGGGGCGGGGCACGGACCGGAGCCTGCCTCCCGGGGTCGTGCGGTGGCTGGCCCTGCTCAGAGGGGAAGGCGTGCTGCCGAAGGGTTCACTGATCCGTACGCGATTGGTCGGCGCGGTCTACGGGACGCAGCAGTCCGTGGTGGACGAGGTGGTGGACGACGCCATCTCCCTGCCGGTCGTTCTGCTCCACGAGGACCGCCCTCCGTACGGCGCGGTCGCGGTCGACGCGGTCTCCGACGCCGAGCGGGCCGTGGCCGCGCTCGGTCAGCTGGCCGGGAACCTGGCGCGCGCGGCGGGTTCGGCCCCGGAGGGACCCACAGCCACCGCCCGCGATCTGGGGTTCGGGGCGCTGGACGGGCCGTACCGGCAGTGGCTGGTCGGCCTCCGGCACGAACCCGATCCGGATGCCGCCCGCGTGGAGTGGCAGGACATCGCACGGCACCTCGTTCTCGACCTCGGCCGTCAGCTCCTCGATGCGGCGGGCAGGAGCGCGGCGGAGGGGCGCGTGGTCGAGCTGCCGGGTACGGGCAAGCGCTGGGTGGACAGTTCGCGGGCGGACCTGTGGTTCCGGACCCGCATCAACAAGGTGCTGCCCAGGCCGCCGTCCACGGTGTCCGCTCCGGCCGACGGCGACACCGGCAACGAAGCACCTCCGGAGGGAACCGCATGA